One region of Ostrinia nubilalis chromosome 14, ilOstNubi1.1, whole genome shotgun sequence genomic DNA includes:
- the LOC135077798 gene encoding RUN domain-containing protein 1, translated as MDNNSDYDENEIPIWQEPRREPLGAPKESLCEENVQETSSGDRLHALEEEQEILSSSVFSLTSHLAQVEFRLRQILKAPPEEKDAMLKELEEFTSRGVPDSRAAPQGSSGDMTCSECAELERKIRRQRTRQGHFIERLKSQLKELERFAADPSLIGDSKHRNLIEHLRSEIDQSLEEGCQPLSADELRHQINCAVKQYADRQLSKDEIISKLQTHIDDMQKFIKVMKSEELKSNVNSKPDTKKVRSENFEKNFNRNKSNDDLRTETINLMRKASTLIQIFTVSQFGCSPNTNKRYERKSSTIVTHWGNLRAKLEMSIDAVLHLVSRDRPSHSMIDSYDSESEEGGVIINDAPLTTAVRRHLAVNLRDLLQHGLVGPESSSLVPLIGCFPVRRSSSSRTTHVWELILRYYELNDGDRFNSTPARKLSQSFNLDIVGGTAITNKQGLLSSIGSILASHMPYKRSYDAHFKAFICAALNAHKLVVWLNIILKSRSLIDNYYSSTSYIVNTGFQDALQSLDRLTPYNFDLPVDLAVKQFQNIKDVFM; from the coding sequence ATGGACAACAACAGCGACTACGACGAAAATGAGATTCCCATTTGGCAGGAGCCAAGACGGGAACCTCTTGGCGCTCCCAAGGAATCATTGTGTGAGGAAAACGTACAGGAAACCAGCAGTGGAGACAGGCTTCACGCCTTGGAAGAAGAGCAGGAGATACTGTCTTCGTCTGTATTCTCCTTGACGTCGCATCTCGCTCAAGTAGAGTTTCGTCTGAGGCAAATTTTAAAAGCTCCCCCTGAAGAGAAGGATGCAATGTTGAAAGAACTGGAAGAATTCACATCTCGTGGTGTGCCGGATTCAAGAGCAGCGCCTCAGGGGAGCTCTGGAGATATGACGTGCAGTGAGTGTGCGGAGTTAGAACGAAAAATACGACGACAGCGAACGCGCCAGGGCCACTTCATAGAACGACTGAAATCGCAGCTGAAAGAACTCGAACGATTCGCCGCTGACCCTAGTCTTATAGGCGATAGTAAACATAGGAACCTAATTGAACATTTGCGATCTGAAATTGACCAAAGCTTGGAAGAAGGATGTCAACCGTTGAGTGCAGATGAACTTAGACACCAGATCAACTGTGCTGTCAAACAGTATGCGGACAGACAACTTTCTAAGGATGAAATTATCAGTAAACTTCAAACCCACATAGATGACATGCAGAAATTCATCAAGGTTATGAAGAGCGAGGAACTTAAAAGCAATGTCAATTCTAAACCTGATACAAAGAAAGTCAGATCTGAAAATTTTGAGAAGAACTTCAACAGGAATAAATCAAATGATGATCTCCGAACTGAAACTATTAACCTAATGAGAAAAGCGTCCACTTTGATACAGATATTCACAGTTTCTCAGTTTGGTTGCTCTCCAAACACAAATAAGAGATATGAACGAAAGTCTTCAACTATTGTCACCCATTGGGGAAACTTACGAGCAAAACTGGAAATGTCAATTGATGCAGTCCTACATTTAGTATCAAGAGATAGACCATCACACTCTATGATTGACAGTTATGATAGTGAATCTGAAGAAGGAGGGGTGATAATTAATGATGCACCACTGACCACTGCTGTTCGGAGACATTTGGCTGTGAATTTACGTGACCTGTTACAACATGGACTAGTTGGGCCTGAATCTTCATCGTTGGTTCCTCTCATAGGCTGCTTCCCAGTCAGAAGATCTTCATCATCACGCACCACCCACGTTTGGGAGCTTATTTTGCGTTATTATGAACTAAACGATGGTGACAGGTTCAATTCAACACCAGCTAGAAAACTTAGTCAAAGTTTTAATTTAGATATTGTTGGGGGAACAGCAATAACTAACAAACAAGGTCTACTTAGTTCAATAGGCAGTATACTTGCATCGCACATGCCTTATAAAAGAAGTTACGATGCTCATTTTAAGGCCTTTATCTGTGCTGCATTGAATGCTCACAAACTTGTTGTCTGGTTGAATATTATCTTGAAAAGTAGATCTTTAATTGACAATTATTACTCGTCAACAAGTTATATTGTGAACACGGGCTTTCAAGACGCCCTGCAAAGTCTTGATCGGTTGACCCCATACAACTTCGACTTGCCAGTGGACCTCGCAGTAAAGCAATTCCAAAATATCAAAGatgtatttatgtaa